A single window of Anomaloglossus baeobatrachus isolate aAnoBae1 chromosome 5, aAnoBae1.hap1, whole genome shotgun sequence DNA harbors:
- the LOC142310015 gene encoding protein kinase C delta type-like, which translates to MAVKIISKDEDNTKTILRERRILLAARDCPFLCHLYAAQQSRKHAFFIMEYLSGGSLKALIDMCGYLNTDTIRFYTAEMVCGLQFLHGHNIVHRDIKPENIMLDADGHIRIIDLGLARDGVTASSTISGVMGSVHYMAPEVLRKTAYGTAVDWWSLGIVVSMMATGRSPFYTGSNSKMASRNVIREEPKIPSWLDADLKHLIQELLCKDPQERLGVCGNIRAHPFFNTIGWEDLEKRRARPPFTPFRPVLENHLMQWPEEKAALDPVAGFNYISPSWARWMRRSGL; encoded by the exons ATGGCTGTAAAGATCATCAGCAAAGATGAGGACAACACAAAGACCATCCTGAGAGAGCGGCGGATACTCCTAGCGGCCAGAGACTGTCCATTCCTATGTCACCTGTATGCCGCACAACAGTCTCGGAAGCATGCGTTTTTCATCATGGAGTATCTGTCTGGTGGCAGCCTGAAGGCTTTGATTGACATGTGCGGCTACTTGAACACTGACACCATAAG ATTCTACACAGCAGAGATGGTATGTGGCCTCCAGTTCCTCCATGGACACAACATCGTCCACCG AGACATAAAGCCAGAAAACATCATGTTGGATGCAGATGGCCACATCCGTATTATTGACCTGGGACTCGCCCGAGATGGTGTCACCGCCTCCAGTACCATCTCTGGAGTGATGGGCAGTGTCCactacatggctcctgaggtgctTCGCAAAACAGCATACGGCACAGCAGTGGACTGGTGGAGCCTGGGGATTGTGGTGTCCATGATGGCAACAGGACGCTCCCCATTTTACACCGGCTCCAACAGCAAAATGGCTTCCAGAAATGTCATCAGAGAAGAGCCTAAAATTCCATCTTGGCTTGATGCTGACCTGAAACATCTTATCCAGGAACTGCTGTGCAAAGACCCTCAGGAGCGATTGGGTGTGTGCGGGAACATCAGAGCGCATCCATTCTTTAACACCATCGGCTGGGAGGATCTGGAGAAAAGGAGAGCACGGCCGCCGTTTACACCATTCAGGCCAGTTCTGGAGAACCATCTTATGCAGTGGCCGGAGGAAAAGGCAGCCCTAGACCCCGTGGCCGGATTTAATTACATATCACCAAGCTGGGCCCG GTGGATGAGAAGATCAGGGCTGTGA